Within Bacillota bacterium, the genomic segment AGAGTTGTCAACTATGATTTCCGTGTTGATGACGATAAAGTTTTTGTGGAAGGCTCGATCAGCCTTGAGTTTGCCTACCTAGCCCATATCGAAGATGAGCACAAGCCTCTGTACTGGGCAGCATTCAATAATGCGGTTCCATTCCAGCAGGTAATCGCCATTGGTGGTGTGCAGCCGGGTATGATTGCTGATTTAGAGATCGAAGTAACCGATCTAAATCTCGATCTGATTAACCGGGAAACAATTGAAGTAGATGTTACTTACCGCTCGCGGCTTAAGGTAACTGAACCGGTGCAGCGGGAGATTGTAGTGGAAGCAATTGAAGTGCCTCCCCTGGAGGAGGATCCGCCCACAGTTACCTATGTTTTTGTCAACGAAACCGACACCCTGTGGAAACTGTCTCGGCAGTACCACACTTCCCTGGAAGCGATTCTCGAAGCTAACTCTTGGCTGAGAGAAAGGGAGCAGATGCGGCTGCTGCCGCGAGATAAGCTCTGCATACCGCGGAAAGTTTGGTAAAAAAATGGGTCACCGACTGACCCATTTTTAATTTACCAAAAAAGGGCAATACTAAACTAGATTTTGTTAAGGAGGATGAAGAGATGCTGGCACTAATTACAGCAGCAGTAGCTGGTATTGCCATGGCGGTTCAGGGTTCATTAAACACAGCGTTGAGTAAAAAGATCGGGGTGCTGTCTGGGACTTTTGTAGTCCAGTTGATCGGCACTGGATTTGCATTGCTTCTGTTATTATTTGGCCTGGGCAGCAGCCGCTGGCAGATGCTGTCTCAGGTTTCCTGGTATAACTACTTGGGAGGCGTTATCGGTGTTGGCATTGTGTACGGTGTTATTGCCAGCATAGATAAGGTGGGAGTGGCTGCAGCCACCACCGCAATCATTGTTGGCCAGGTATCGATGGCCGCCCTGGTTGATCATTTCGGCTGGTTTGGGCTGGAGGCAGTTCCTTTTAATTGGTGGAAAGGTATTGGTATAGTCTTGATGGCAGCCAGCGCTTGGATGCTTCTGCATAAATAGAATGCAGGAAAATTCCCCCATGTGCGGAATATTTCTATGGTAATGGGGTGAATTTATGGAAGCAATTGTCGTAAGAGCTCATGGCAAAATCAATTTAACCCTGGATGTGCTCAAAAGGCGCTGCGATGGTTACCATGAGATCCGCAGCATTATGCAGTCGATAGCTCTGGCTGATACGGTGGAGGTTGGTAAAGCCGATGCCGGAATCGATCTCAAGGTGAATATTAACTTTGCCAAACCCGAAGATAATCTAGCTTATCAAGCCGCCAAACTCTTTTTTGCTGCGGCCAAGATTGAGGGAGGAGCGAGCATCCGTTTGGAAAAACAGCTTCCCTTAGCAGCCGGTTTGGCAGGAGGCAGTGCCGATGCGGCAGCTGTGCTTTGGGCTTTAAATTATCTGCACGGCGAGCCATTTGT encodes:
- a CDS encoding DMT family transporter; amino-acid sequence: MLALITAAVAGIAMAVQGSLNTALSKKIGVLSGTFVVQLIGTGFALLLLLFGLGSSRWQMLSQVSWYNYLGGVIGVGIVYGVIASIDKVGVAAATTAIIVGQVSMAALVDHFGWFGLEAVPFNWWKGIGIVLMAASAWMLLHK